In one Columba livia isolate bColLiv1 breed racing homer chromosome 23, bColLiv1.pat.W.v2, whole genome shotgun sequence genomic region, the following are encoded:
- the LOC135576120 gene encoding maestro heat-like repeat-containing protein family member 2A translates to MRALRALCPCVCPPSRASSPEDRDGVTGTVPEAVDTFVAIGTSGLKQLQDHEGNRVDTYRELEHALQGEDGCLPGGVVNRLIAEASGDLRAAQGVMDDVKMAASDFLVALARTHFYFVMAELQSHLKVVGKVPDEAVLVTLGKMAGSYALRCVPFAGATLLALRRTLSRAGSGRTLRIICGGLKSLH, encoded by the exons ATGAGGGCGCTCCGAG ctCTCTGTCCATGTGTGTGTCCCCCGTCCAGAGCctccagtcctgaggacagAGACGGGGTGACGGGGACTGTCCCTGAGGCTGTCGACACCTTTGTGGCCATTGGGACATCTGGGCTGAAACAGCTGCAAGACCATGAG GGCAACCGGGTGGACACATACCGGGAGCTGGAGCATGCCTTGCAGGGAGAGGATGGCTGCTTGCCCGGTGGTGTTGTGAACCGCCTCATAGCAGAGGCCTCGGGTGACCTGCGAGCAGCCCAG GGTGTGATGGATGATGTGAAGATGGCCGCCAGTGACTTCTTGGTGGCTCTGGCCCGCACCCACTTTTACTTCGTCatggctgagctgcagagccacCTGAAGGTGGTGGGGAAGGTCCCTGATGAGGCTGTGCTCGTCACCTTGGGCAAGATGGCTGGCAGCTATG CCCTGCGCTGTGTCCCCTTCGCGGGAGCGACGCTGCTGGCCCTGCGCAGGACGCTGAGCCGGGCAGGGAGCGGCCGGACCCTGCGCATCATCTGCGGGG GTTTGAAGTCCCTGCACTGA